The genomic window CTACATTCGACCGTGTGTCTGGGGAACGGGACCGGTACTGGGTGTTCAGCCGGCGCCGTCATATACTTTTGTGGTCTACGTATCGCCCGTCGGTCCTTACTTCAAAGGTGGTATGAGATTATTACATCTTGAGGTGACAAAACAGTTTCACCGGGCTGCTCCCCGGGGAACGGGAAATGCGAAGGCTATCGGGAACTATGCCGCATCGCTCTATCCGCTTAAACTCGCCAAGGCGAAAGGATTTGATGAAATACTCTATCTGAATGCCGCCGATGAAAACTACGTGGAGGAAGTCGGCTCAGCCAACCTCTTCATCCTTTCAGACGGTGTTCTGAAGACGCCGGCTCTGGACGGCTCCATCCTTCCCGGAATAACTCGTGACTCGGTGATCCGGCTCGCCCGTGAAAAGCTCAACCTGGAAGTCCATGAAACAGAGGTGTCGGTCAGTGATGTGGTGCAGGCTGACGAAGTCTTCTGTACGGGGACAGCGGCCGTCATCACCCCTATCGGTGAGATCACCACCGACGAGGGACACAATCTCATTACTGAATCGGTGGGACCCGTCTCCAGGCAACTCTACGATCTTCTGACAGGAATCCAGAAGGAAGAGGTGGAGGATCCCTTCGGATGGGTGATACCTCTCCAGGAACAGTGAACAGGTGACCACGTGAAGAATCGTCGTATGGCCCGTGAGCTCGTTTTACAGGGAATCTACGCCTTTGAAATGACCGGAGATCCGTATGAAAAAATCCTGGCTGACCTGAAGCGTAATCGGGAGATAAACGCCGATGTGGAAGAATTTATGCAGAGACTCTTCAGCTCAACTGTAGAGCATGCCGACTGGTCTAAGCAAGAGATCATCAGTCGGTTGGAAAACTGGGATTATGAGCGGGTGGCACTCATCGACCGCCTGATCCTTCAGATGATGATTTGCGAGATGGTATTCCTGGAAGACGTCCCGCCAAAAGTATCCATTACTGAAGGTGTAGAGATTTCGAAGAAGTACAGTACCGAGGAAAGTGGTGCATTTATCAACGGTATTCTCGACTCCATCTATCACTCCCTTAATGAGCTTTCGGAGCCGGTGTAATAAGTGCGGCTGGCGGTCGTCTCCGATATTCATGCTAATAGAGAGGCGCTGGAGGTGGTTCTTGAATCAATCGGTAATGCCAGCATCGATAGAATTGTCTGTCTGGGTGATCTGGTGGGCTATGGGGTCGACTATGAATACTGCATATCAGCCGTCAGTGAACATGCGCATATTAGTCTAATGGGAAATCACGATTCAGCTGTCATTGGTACAGATTCGCCCACCGGTTCCCCGTGGCAGATGAATCCCCAGGCGCGAAAATCGGCGGAATGGACGATGAAGAATCTGTCCGCGGATCAGCGAGATTATCTATCCGGTCTCGAGATGTCGCATAGCCAGGAAGATCTTCTTTTCGTCCACAGTGCTCCCACCAGCCCGGGAAAGTGGTATTACATTTCGGACCCGGTTTCGGCAGCGCTTCATTTCAGTAGTTTTGAGGAACATCTCTGTTTTGTGGGACATTCACATATTCCGGGCATCTATTTTCAAGATGAAGAGTACCGGCACTACGTGGAAGGAGAGGTGGAGTTGCCATCAGAGAAAAGAGCAATTATTAACGTGGGAAGCGCTGGTCAGCCCCGGGATGGGGATCCGAGGGCGTGCTATATCGTCCTTGACACAATGAAAGAAACAGCGGAATTTACCAGGGTGGCCTATGACATTCAAAAGGCAACTGATAAAATATTGAAGGTGGGAGTCTCAGAATCCCATGCGAGCAGACTTTTCTTAGGGATATAAAATGGCGGGCGGTTTACTTAAAAATATGTTCGGATCCAAGTCTGAACGCGAAATCAAGAACCTTTTTCCAATTGTTGACGGAATCAATACGATTTATGAATCTCTCTCCAGTAAGTCTGATGAGGAGTTAGTGGAGAGGACGCATCAGTTTCAGGCGCAGATCAGGGAGAAAAACGAAGAAGCTGAAGAGGTCGGCAAGGCTGAAGGACTGGTTGAGGAACAGCTGGATAAACATGTCTTCAACGCTGAACAAGAGGTTTTAGAAACTATCTTGCCGGAAGCATTTGCCATGGTTAAGGAGATCTGTCGGCGCATGATGGGGGAATCGTGGAAGATAGTGGGACAACCGATCACGTGGGAAATGATTCCTTATGATGTACAGCTTATAGGCGCAGTAGTTCTCCACCGGGGCAAGGTTACGGAGATGAAGACTGGCGAAGGAAAAACGCTCGCAGCGACAATGCCGATCTATCTCAATGCGCTTACAGGCCGTGGTGTCCACATCGTCACTGTGAATGATTATCTGGCCCAGAGAGATGCGGAGTGGATGGGCCAGATTTATGAGAGGTTGGGGCTCACTGTCGGCTCTATTTTGAATGAGATGGACAGTGAGCAGCGGAGAGAAATATATAGCAGGGACATCACCTACGGCACTAACAACGAATTCGGCTTCGATTACCTGCGGGACAACATGGCTCTGTCAAGGGAGGAACAGGTTCAGCGGGGCCACGCCTACGCCATAATAGATGAGGTAGACAGTATTCTGATCGACGAGGCCCGGACGCCACTCATCATCTCTGGAGCTGTCGATCATCCCACTGATTCGAAGTACCGCGAATTGAAACCCCTGGTGGAGAAGCTGGTAAGAAAGCAGACCAGTCTGGTGAACAAATTAGTAAGCGAGGCTGAGTCCCTTCTGGAAAAGGGAGAAGATTACGATACAGGATACAAGCTGTTGCAGGCGATGCGGGGTGCGCCTAAGAACCGCCGGTTGCAAAAGGTGTTTCAGGAACAGGGTACCAGAAAGCTTGCTTTGAATGTTGAGTCAGACCATATGCGTGATAAGCGGCTGCATGAGGTGGATGAAGATCTCTATTTCAGTATGGACGAAAAAAGTCACGTTATTGATCTGACGGAAAAAGGCCGCGACGCCATCGCCCCTGATAATCCAGAAATGTTTGTCATTCCCGATTTGGGAGAGATACTCCACGAGATAGATAACAATCCGTCACTCACTTCTGTTGAGCGACAGCAGGAAGCGGAGAAAGTAAGGCTCCTCCACAGCAGCCGCAGCGAGAAAATTCATAACATTTCTCAGCTGTTGAGAGCTTATTCGCTCTATGAGAAGGATGTGGACTATGTGGTTCAGAACGGGAAGGTTCTCATTGTGGACGAATTCACGGGGCGGATTCTTGCCGGTCGCCGCTATAGCGAAGGGTTACACCAAGCTCTGGAAGCTAAGGAAAATGTGACTATCGAGCGTGAGACTCAGACCCTCGCTACCATCACACTTCAGAACTACTTCAGACTATATCACAAGTTAGCCGGTATGACCGGCACTGCCGAAACGGAGGCGGAGGAACTTCACTCCATATATGGCCTCGATGTGACCGTTATCCCTACTAATGAACAAGTCAGTCGTATTGATCATGAAGACGAAGTTTACAAGACAAAGCGGGAGAAGTATAACGGTGTACTAGACGAGATTGTGGACAGTCACAAGCGGGGGCAACCGGTGCTGGTAGGCACCATCAGCGTTGAGGCATCGGAGACGCTCTCCCGCATGTTGAAGCGCCGGGGCATTCCTCACAACGTACTGAATGCTAAGCATCACCAGCGGGAGGCGGAGATTGTGGTCAGGGCTGGTGATCGGGGCGCCGTTACTATCGCCACGAACATGGCTGGCCGGGGCACTGACATCAAGCTCGGTGAAGGTGTTGTTGACGCTGGCGGTCTGCATATCATAGGTACCGAGCGGCACGAATCACGGCGGATCGATCTGCAGTTGCGGGGTCGTTCCGGCCGCCAGGGTGATCCCGGTTCGTCACGATTCTACCTGAGCCTCGAAGATGACCTCATGCGTCTCTTTAATAGTGAGCGTATCGCTAGCATTATGGATAAACTTGGTGTAGAGGAGGGCGAAGTCATTACCCACAGAATGGTAACCCGGTCTATCGAGCGGGCTCAGAAAAAGGTGGAGGAGAGAAACTTTGCCATCAGGAAACGCTTGCTTGAGTACGATGATGTAATGAACCAGCAGAGGGAAGTAGTTTACAGCCGCAGGAACCATGCCCTCACGCGGGACGACATCCGTGATGAAATTTCTGTGCTTCAGGATGAGTTAGTCGAAGATATGCTGGAACTGCACGGTGACGGAAGCGGCGATCCTGCCGATTGGAATTGGGAAGAGTTTGAGAGTGAACTGTCCTCGGTGCTGACTATTGAAGCTGATGAAGAGATACGTTCTGTCACATCCGCGGACGGAATCCGTAACAAGATCCTGGAAAAAGGTAAAGCTGTCTATGCGGCACGCGAGAGCCTCATTCCGGCTGAGATTATGCGCGCGTTTGAACGTTATGTGGTCCTGCGTACCATCGATGAAAAGTGGAAAGATCATCTCTACGCCATGGATCAATTGCGCGAAGGCATCAACCTGCGTGCCTACGGTCAGAAAGATCCTCTCCTGGAGTACAAGTCCGAAGGGTTCGATATGTTTATTGAATTCCTGAGAGAGGTGAATCGCGATACGGTTCAGAGGCTCTATCGGACGCAACTTCAGGGGATGGATCAAGCGCCGACGATGAGGGGCCGTGCCCCCGCTCGCCGTGTACGTACGCAACACGATGAGACTATCGGTATGGGTATGGCAGCGCCCACTAACGGGGACGGGCAACCAGCGCAACCAGCACCCGCTGGTAAGCCTCAGCCTATTCATGTGGAGAAGAAGGTAGGCCGGAACGAACCGTGTCCATGCGGTAGTGGCAAGAAGTTCAAGAAATGCCACGGAGCGTAAGTTCAACGGCTCTGATTACTGGTTATTGGTAGTATCCGCCGGGGCTGACTACCGCTCAACCAGCTACCCCTCCACTAGTCATCAGTTACCACTCCACCCGCATTCCATTGCGGCAGGCAAGCTCACCTCAACCTCTATCCTTTGGCAAACAGCAATAATCTCCTATATTTTGCCGATGCTTGACAGGTATAACTGTATTGAATTGCCGCGGTGGTGGAATTGGTAGACACGCTAGCCTTAGGAGCTAGTCTTCCTTAGAAGGTGCGAGTTCGAGTCTCGCCCGCGGCACATTCTGAGTCGTGAAAGTAGCAGTCGCCGTAAAATTATTGGTCAGAGCGGACTTTCGCGATACTCATCCTGAGACAGCGTTAATTCTTTTTGCTCATAAGGAATGCATGATCGTAAATTGCCCGCCTTAAAAAAACGACCAGCAATCATTTGGACACATGTCACAGGAAATTGAGAAGAAATCCGCGCTGAGGGTAATTGTTCACTCTTTCTTTGTTGTTCCGTTTTTAATTGCACTATTTGGGGTGCTGATCTTCTTTATGTGGCGCCTGCTAACGCACGAGCCGCGGGTAGCTGAAGACTATATCACTGATGTAAGAATTGGTAGCGCCACAAAGCGTTGGCAGTCGGCCTATGAACTGTCTAAGATTATTGCCTCGCCGGACTGGGCACCGCAGGATGATCGCTTTGCCACGGAGATGCTGACGGCGTACGAGTACTCTCTGAGAGATCCAGACACTCGCGTCAGACAGTACCTTATCCGGGCCATGGGAAATTCAGGCCTAACCGAATTCTCGAAAACCATTCAGAGTGCACTCGCAGAACCGGGTGAAGCTGTTGTGGCGGACGCTGTCTATGCACTGGGACTAATCGGCGGAGATCAGAACCTGACACCGATCGTTGAGATGACGGAGCATCAATCTGACCTGGTGAGGAACAGATCCGCTATCGCCCTCGGAAATCTTGGGCTGCAGGATTGTATCCCTTCCTTGCAGAAACTACTGTATGATATTGAGCCGAATGTGCGCTGGAATGCGGCTGTATCGCTGGCAAAACTCGACAGCGACAGCGGCCGTGATATTTTGTTAAATTTATTGCACAGAGGATATCTGGAAGAATTTGATGAAGTAGATCCGTACGAGCAGACTGAAGCGATGTTGACGGCTATCAATGCAGCTTCTCTCCTGGGCGATTCATCTCTTAATGCAGCGATTATGAAACTGAGCCAGGAAGATATGAATATGAAAGTACGTGATGCAGCCATGAAAGCGCTCAATCTTTAGGGAATACAGGCTATGAGTGACAAGGAAAAGCAGGTGACGCAAGAGTCAGACGCTGAAGAAACTTTGAAAGAAAAAAAGGTGCCTAAGCAACCAAAGGCTTCTATCGGGGAAGATACGTTCGAAGAAAAAGTGAGGCGTCGTTCGTTCATCTCCTGGCTTACAGTTGCCTGGATCACCTTTACGGCAGCAACGGGCGCCTTCTTCACGATGATGATGCGCTTCATGTTCCCCAATGTGCTTTTCGAACCGCCGCAGTCGTTCAAGATCGGTTACCCTGATGAATATAAGGTGGGTGAAGTAGAT from Candidatus Neomarinimicrobiota bacterium includes these protein-coding regions:
- a CDS encoding branched-chain amino acid aminotransferase is translated as MNGVEAEVAETVAWDELSFTLTPTRSMYVAECKMGEDWNSGELKSFGDFSISPAAAVLNYGQGVFEGMKAYHSARDRVVLFRPERNARRFQASAERLCIPPVPQGIFMQAVTSTVGDNLDFVPPLGKGSLYIRPCVWGTGPVLGVQPAPSYTFVVYVSPVGPYFKGGMRLLHLEVTKQFHRAAPRGTGNAKAIGNYAASLYPLKLAKAKGFDEILYLNAADENYVEEVGSANLFILSDGVLKTPALDGSILPGITRDSVIRLAREKLNLEVHETEVSVSDVVQADEVFCTGTAAVITPIGEITTDEGHNLITESVGPVSRQLYDLLTGIQKEEVEDPFGWVIPLQEQ
- the nusB gene encoding transcription antitermination factor NusB — its product is MKNRRMARELVLQGIYAFEMTGDPYEKILADLKRNREINADVEEFMQRLFSSTVEHADWSKQEIISRLENWDYERVALIDRLILQMMICEMVFLEDVPPKVSITEGVEISKKYSTEESGAFINGILDSIYHSLNELSEPV
- a CDS encoding metallophosphoesterase family protein, with the protein product MRLAVVSDIHANREALEVVLESIGNASIDRIVCLGDLVGYGVDYEYCISAVSEHAHISLMGNHDSAVIGTDSPTGSPWQMNPQARKSAEWTMKNLSADQRDYLSGLEMSHSQEDLLFVHSAPTSPGKWYYISDPVSAALHFSSFEEHLCFVGHSHIPGIYFQDEEYRHYVEGEVELPSEKRAIINVGSAGQPRDGDPRACYIVLDTMKETAEFTRVAYDIQKATDKILKVGVSESHASRLFLGI
- the secA gene encoding preprotein translocase subunit SecA → MAGGLLKNMFGSKSEREIKNLFPIVDGINTIYESLSSKSDEELVERTHQFQAQIREKNEEAEEVGKAEGLVEEQLDKHVFNAEQEVLETILPEAFAMVKEICRRMMGESWKIVGQPITWEMIPYDVQLIGAVVLHRGKVTEMKTGEGKTLAATMPIYLNALTGRGVHIVTVNDYLAQRDAEWMGQIYERLGLTVGSILNEMDSEQRREIYSRDITYGTNNEFGFDYLRDNMALSREEQVQRGHAYAIIDEVDSILIDEARTPLIISGAVDHPTDSKYRELKPLVEKLVRKQTSLVNKLVSEAESLLEKGEDYDTGYKLLQAMRGAPKNRRLQKVFQEQGTRKLALNVESDHMRDKRLHEVDEDLYFSMDEKSHVIDLTEKGRDAIAPDNPEMFVIPDLGEILHEIDNNPSLTSVERQQEAEKVRLLHSSRSEKIHNISQLLRAYSLYEKDVDYVVQNGKVLIVDEFTGRILAGRRYSEGLHQALEAKENVTIERETQTLATITLQNYFRLYHKLAGMTGTAETEAEELHSIYGLDVTVIPTNEQVSRIDHEDEVYKTKREKYNGVLDEIVDSHKRGQPVLVGTISVEASETLSRMLKRRGIPHNVLNAKHHQREAEIVVRAGDRGAVTIATNMAGRGTDIKLGEGVVDAGGLHIIGTERHESRRIDLQLRGRSGRQGDPGSSRFYLSLEDDLMRLFNSERIASIMDKLGVEEGEVITHRMVTRSIERAQKKVEERNFAIRKRLLEYDDVMNQQREVVYSRRNHALTRDDIRDEISVLQDELVEDMLELHGDGSGDPADWNWEEFESELSSVLTIEADEEIRSVTSADGIRNKILEKGKAVYAARESLIPAEIMRAFERYVVLRTIDEKWKDHLYAMDQLREGINLRAYGQKDPLLEYKSEGFDMFIEFLREVNRDTVQRLYRTQLQGMDQAPTMRGRAPARRVRTQHDETIGMGMAAPTNGDGQPAQPAPAGKPQPIHVEKKVGRNEPCPCGSGKKFKKCHGA
- a CDS encoding HEAT repeat domain-containing protein, with product MSQEIEKKSALRVIVHSFFVVPFLIALFGVLIFFMWRLLTHEPRVAEDYITDVRIGSATKRWQSAYELSKIIASPDWAPQDDRFATEMLTAYEYSLRDPDTRVRQYLIRAMGNSGLTEFSKTIQSALAEPGEAVVADAVYALGLIGGDQNLTPIVEMTEHQSDLVRNRSAIALGNLGLQDCIPSLQKLLYDIEPNVRWNAAVSLAKLDSDSGRDILLNLLHRGYLEEFDEVDPYEQTEAMLTAINAASLLGDSSLNAAIMKLSQEDMNMKVRDAAMKALNL